The DNA sequence gaagGAACTAGCATTTGTTTTGCGTTTCGACTCAATGGCGACCTTTTATTTCGCCCTTACTTTGATCGTGGCGACGTTTTGGAGGGCCGACGGCGAGCCCCGAAGTCTGTCTTTTTCTCCCGTCTCGCCGACGAACGCGACGTCGGCAGCCTCGGGATCCGTCGGCAGCCTCCGAcacgatggcggcggcggcggtcacAACAACGGCACCCACGCGGCCGTCGGTTCTCCAACCTCGTCCATCATGACGCACCTGCCCAAGCTGAAAGTCATCGTCATTCTCACCTGCGTGGTGACCGGCGCTCTCATCACCTGCCTGCTCTTCAAAGTGGTCAGGTAAGGGGGGGTCGACTGGATTTACCAACTTTCTTTCTCGAGCAATATTTCATACACACAAGGCAAGTCGATGTGCTTCATACgtctaaaaaaacaaagtcaaagcaAAGACATGAAAGCGGCTCTCaaatttgtgtagtttgtttgtCTTCCTCCGCATAGTTTTAAtcctaacatgcacaaagtatTGATTTGTTTGTTCGATGTAAGAAAAATTTTCAGGGCGGGAGGGGGGATCAAATAATGATTTTATTTGCCGTCAGTCAAAAATGTTAAACCATTTAAAATAGTCTTCAGTGCA is a window from the Hippocampus zosterae strain Florida chromosome 3, ASM2543408v3, whole genome shotgun sequence genome containing:
- the fam174b gene encoding membrane protein FAM174B isoform X2; protein product: MATFYFALTLIVATFWRADGEPRSLSFSPVSPTNATSAASGSVGSLRHDGGGGGHNNGTHAAVGSPTSSIMTHLPKLKVIVILTCVVTGALITCLLFKVVRSGRRIRKTRKYDIITTPAERVEMAPLNDENDDEDDSTLFDVNYR
- the fam174b gene encoding membrane protein FAM174B isoform X1 is translated as MATFYFALTLIVATFWRADGEPRSLSFSPVSPTNATSAASGSVGSLRHDGGGGGHNNGTHAAVGSPTSSIMTHLPKLKVIVILTCVVTGALITCLLFKVVRSGRRIRKTRKYDIITTPAERVEMAPLNDENDDEDDSTLFDVNYSASSREAPASCLATLPALCASIEIPFLLSCR